The Miscanthus floridulus cultivar M001 chromosome 17, ASM1932011v1, whole genome shotgun sequence genome has a window encoding:
- the LOC136518923 gene encoding uncharacterized protein encodes MPRVVVGGGAAYKGGIKGYWKRRGYDRLDAAAAQRRPRLPTAELGGGEAQPKPQRRGWRVRRRRAGVLGRRLLRALSPLRLLARLRDAYVNAMLRLASSAAVAGYGAAGPYCTAADPFARPRPLTREYDEKALVEIYRSILARGGEAGPPVLAAARLPAAV; translated from the coding sequence ATGCCAAGAGTCGTcgtcggcggtggcgcggcctACAAGGGCGGCATCAAGGGCTACTGGAAGCGCCGCGGCTACGACCGGCTCGACGCGGCCGCGGCGCAGCGCCGCCCGCGCCTCCCGACCGCGGAGCTCGGTGGCGGCGAGGCGCAGCCAAAGCCGCAGCGTCGCGGGTGGCGCGTTCGCCGCCGGCGCGCGGGCGTGCTCGGCCGGCGCCTCCTGCGCGCGCTCTCGCCGCTGCGGCTGCTGGCGCGGCTCCGCGACGCCTACGTGAacgccatgctccgcctcgcgtCCTCCGCCGCCGTGGCCGGCTACGGCGCCGCCGGCCCGTACTGCACCGCGGCCGACCCGTTCGCAAGGCCGCGGCCGCTCACCAGGGAGTACGACGAGAAGGcgctcgtcgagatctacagatCCATCCTCGCGCGCGGCGGCGAGGCCGGGCCGCCGGTGCTCGCCGCCGCGCGGCTGCCCGCGGCGGTCTGA